One Bacteroidota bacterium genomic window carries:
- the dapD gene encoding 2,3,4,5-tetrahydropyridine-2,6-dicarboxylate N-acetyltransferase encodes MDSYEIIDFIAKATKKTPVKAYLAGNLAGIDFSDLEFYGDHKWGVLFCEHSELVALLETHKEKFSHYRIENDRRHSAVPLLDLTKVNSRIEPGAIIRDKVDIGNNCVIMMGAVINIGAVIGDRTMIDMNVVVGGRAIVGKDCHIGAGTVLAGVIEPPNAEPVVVGDKVVIGANAVVLEGIKIGEGAVVAAGAIVVSDVEPYTVVAGVPARVIKKVDEKTKSKTIIMDSLRSL; translated from the coding sequence ATGGACTCTTACGAAATAATCGATTTTATAGCAAAAGCCACAAAAAAAACGCCGGTGAAGGCTTATCTTGCGGGTAATCTCGCGGGAATTGACTTCTCGGACCTGGAGTTTTACGGCGATCACAAATGGGGAGTGCTCTTCTGCGAGCACTCCGAACTTGTTGCCCTGCTCGAAACCCACAAGGAGAAATTTTCACACTACCGGATTGAAAACGACAGAAGACACTCGGCAGTACCACTTCTCGACCTTACCAAAGTGAATTCGAGAATAGAACCGGGTGCCATTATCCGGGACAAGGTTGATATCGGCAACAATTGCGTCATTATGATGGGAGCCGTGATCAATATAGGTGCTGTTATTGGTGACCGGACAATGATCGACATGAATGTGGTGGTAGGCGGTCGGGCAATAGTGGGAAAAGACTGTCACATTGGTGCCGGTACTGTTCTTGCAGGTGTGATCGAGCCCCCGAATGCGGAACCTGTAGTGGTTGGCGACAAGGTGGTTATCGGTGCAAATGCTGTCGTGCTTGAAGGAATAAAGATTGGCGAGGGCGCAGTGGTTGCCGCAGGTGCAATTGTTGTCTCCGATGTGGAGCCTTACACGGTTGTGGCGGGAGTTCCGGCTCGGGTAATCAAAAAAGTTGACGAAAAGACAAAGTCGAAAACCATAATAATGGATTCTCTTAGGAGTCTGTAG
- a CDS encoding aspartate kinase: MGTTLVVQKFGGSSVADAQKILGVAARIAKRVDAGFKLIIVVSAMGKSTDGLIKLAKEVSPDPDPREYDMLLSTGEQVSVSLVSMALKDLGVKSKSLNAFQAGIKTTKSHTQAKILHFDTDYLKEQLKEYDVLVVTGFQGVTEDWEITTLGRGGSDTSAVALASALGVDCEIYSDVAGIYTTDPKLHPNAKKLKQVSYDEMLEMASLGAKVLHSRSVEIAKKFNINLYCGSTFSDEEGSYVVNEDILIEEPVVTGCSVTENETQVIIKKLPVDYSIVQSLFERVAAEGLNVDMISMINTGDELVVSFTVISEKIKDLDAAITRSLSGIDTHVVEYHSDYLKLSVVGIGMKSEGGVAATFFRALKNIPVKLVTTSEIKISCLIDKQFKEEAVNNIVNAFNL, encoded by the coding sequence ATGGGTACCACACTTGTCGTTCAGAAATTTGGAGGAAGCTCCGTTGCTGATGCACAAAAAATTCTGGGTGTTGCCGCCCGGATAGCAAAACGGGTGGATGCCGGATTTAAGTTGATTATTGTTGTCTCGGCAATGGGAAAAAGCACCGATGGTTTGATTAAACTCGCAAAAGAAGTGTCACCCGATCCCGATCCGAGAGAGTATGACATGCTGCTTAGCACCGGGGAACAGGTTTCAGTCTCTTTGGTCTCCATGGCTCTTAAAGATCTTGGAGTGAAGAGCAAATCCCTCAATGCTTTTCAAGCTGGGATAAAGACCACCAAAAGCCACACTCAGGCAAAAATCCTCCACTTCGATACAGATTACCTGAAAGAACAGTTAAAGGAATATGATGTTCTTGTGGTTACAGGTTTTCAGGGAGTTACTGAGGATTGGGAGATTACGACCCTGGGAAGAGGGGGGTCAGACACTTCAGCCGTTGCCCTCGCCTCTGCTCTTGGAGTCGATTGTGAAATTTACAGCGATGTGGCAGGAATCTACACAACCGACCCGAAGCTGCACCCGAATGCCAAAAAACTTAAGCAGGTCTCCTATGACGAGATGCTCGAAATGGCTTCGCTCGGTGCAAAAGTTCTTCACAGCCGCTCAGTGGAAATCGCCAAAAAATTCAATATTAACCTCTATTGTGGTTCAACTTTTTCAGACGAGGAAGGAAGTTATGTCGTGAACGAAGATATTTTGATTGAAGAACCCGTTGTCACCGGCTGCAGTGTGACCGAAAACGAAACCCAGGTAATTATAAAAAAACTCCCTGTTGACTACTCAATCGTGCAAAGCCTTTTCGAAAGGGTTGCTGCCGAGGGATTGAATGTCGATATGATTTCGATGATCAACACGGGAGACGAACTCGTCGTTTCCTTCACCGTCATTTCGGAGAAAATAAAAGACCTCGACGCTGCCATCACCCGCTCTCTCTCAGGTATCGATACTCATGTGGTTGAGTATCATTCAGACTATTTGAAACTCTCTGTAGTGGGAATCGGCATGAAGTCAGAGGGAGGTGTAGCTGCTACATTTTTCCGCGCCTTAAAAAACATTCCCGTGAAACTTGTTACCACTTCCGAGATAAAAATTTCCTGTCTGATCGACAAGCAATTCAAAGAGGAAGCAGTAAACAATATCGTTAATGCATTCAATTTATAA
- a CDS encoding T9SS type A sorting domain-containing protein, with product MKKLILLTILLLNSFAIAQWLPLNVKLSGFPFFNGGMYTDSRIAFLSGGTNVFFKSFDQGKTWTFEALPAGARPFSFAVSAGGHMMGVESNISGYWFSDNLAGYWRFIQGMSVSEAVSDIEGSRQNIFFVSLEKSIYRKTGAANWLTKCNLQLVGTETIKKIEAFKDTGELFAATSAGRVYKSNDDGLSFFESVNINADITLMETYATNNIAFTTTRNSQQMLYISSDRGLTWDSIALSVPLAEFQMNSVLKGIARSSSNDLYRTTDGMRTWILCPGLKVIKIGVTKDENGIAMTPDYLIYTTSNAGENWEIGSELNTFGIRGIEVLPDNSAYAFTVEGALYRSGNYGMTWNRIHDSLPATITRLDRESDTTLLAYSTSGTVLRYSSLTGLITDISNLFPVFDQPLYKYGNTLFALKNKQMLHFSENSGLTWTNRPIPDSAVVNFFFAADSFFYIASNDGSFFESSDKGVTWSKKRLSYVTGDKILFIYRNGLRLWASSTQSKMYFSKDGGVIWTPVDFKNTYRAFYCHKNLWLMQVNSGETYQTNDEGRTWQRTVHFPAELTMATVKVNTRGFGLMVDANGKMYRMHNGGLPVELTSFNAEVVSQGIILTWETASETNNHGFYLQRRNSGIWSDIAFIPGKGTSLERSSYFFMDELKPQKGDSNYYRLKQVDFSGEFSFSNQVAVGFTPYTLELDQNYPNPFSVGGEDHDSKTQIRFRLPEDGNTSLKVFDARGREVDELFTGYLPAGEHVYTFPANGTSHASGVYFYELRFNGNVKRGKMMLLR from the coding sequence ATGAAAAAACTCATACTTCTTACAATTCTTTTACTTAACTCTTTTGCCATTGCGCAATGGCTTCCTCTCAATGTGAAACTTTCCGGTTTTCCTTTTTTTAACGGGGGTATGTACACTGACAGCAGAATTGCGTTTCTCTCTGGTGGTACGAATGTTTTCTTTAAATCTTTCGATCAAGGCAAGACCTGGACCTTCGAGGCACTTCCTGCCGGAGCACGACCCTTCAGTTTTGCCGTCTCCGCAGGTGGACATATGATGGGGGTTGAATCAAATATTTCCGGTTACTGGTTTTCCGATAATTTGGCAGGCTACTGGCGTTTTATTCAAGGTATGTCTGTAAGTGAGGCTGTTTCTGACATAGAAGGCAGCAGGCAAAATATCTTCTTTGTATCACTAGAAAAAAGCATTTACCGCAAAACTGGTGCTGCGAACTGGTTGACCAAATGCAATCTCCAGCTTGTTGGAACTGAGACGATCAAGAAGATTGAAGCATTCAAAGACACAGGAGAACTTTTTGCTGCCACTTCCGCCGGCAGGGTTTATAAAAGTAACGATGACGGACTGAGTTTTTTCGAATCCGTTAATATCAACGCCGATATCACTTTGATGGAAACATACGCTACAAATAATATCGCCTTCACAACAACAAGAAATTCTCAACAAATGCTCTACATCTCCTCCGACAGAGGACTAACCTGGGATTCGATTGCTCTTTCTGTTCCTCTTGCTGAATTCCAAATGAACTCCGTCTTAAAGGGTATCGCCAGATCCTCTTCAAACGATTTGTACCGCACGACAGATGGCATGCGCACCTGGATACTTTGCCCAGGATTAAAAGTTATAAAGATTGGTGTCACCAAAGACGAAAATGGAATAGCAATGACCCCCGACTATCTGATTTACACCACATCAAATGCTGGCGAAAATTGGGAAATTGGCTCGGAATTAAACACTTTTGGAATCAGAGGGATAGAGGTGCTTCCGGACAATTCCGCTTATGCCTTTACGGTCGAAGGGGCACTTTACAGGTCGGGCAACTATGGCATGACCTGGAACCGGATTCATGACTCGCTCCCTGCAACAATTACCCGACTTGACAGGGAGAGCGACACTACACTTCTCGCTTACTCAACAAGCGGTACGGTTCTTCGCTACAGTTCATTAACAGGATTGATCACAGACATCTCCAATCTGTTTCCGGTGTTCGATCAGCCTCTTTACAAGTACGGAAACACCCTTTTTGCTCTAAAAAACAAGCAAATGCTACACTTCTCAGAAAATAGCGGGCTTACCTGGACAAACCGCCCCATACCCGATTCTGCTGTTGTAAATTTTTTCTTCGCTGCAGATTCGTTTTTCTATATAGCTTCGAATGATGGTTCATTTTTTGAATCCTCCGACAAGGGAGTTACATGGAGCAAGAAAAGGCTAAGCTATGTCACTGGAGACAAAATTCTGTTTATATACAGAAACGGGCTCAGATTGTGGGCGTCCTCGACGCAAAGTAAAATGTACTTTTCTAAGGACGGAGGTGTCATTTGGACTCCGGTTGACTTTAAAAATACTTATCGGGCTTTTTATTGCCACAAAAACCTTTGGCTGATGCAAGTTAATTCAGGTGAAACCTATCAAACAAATGATGAAGGAAGAACCTGGCAGCGAACAGTACACTTTCCGGCCGAACTAACAATGGCTACGGTAAAAGTGAACACCCGGGGTTTCGGGCTTATGGTAGATGCAAATGGGAAAATGTACCGGATGCATAATGGCGGTCTTCCTGTGGAACTGACCTCCTTTAATGCTGAAGTGGTGTCTCAGGGTATAATCCTCACTTGGGAGACGGCTTCGGAAACAAACAACCATGGATTCTATTTACAACGACGAAACAGCGGAATTTGGAGCGATATCGCTTTCATTCCTGGTAAGGGAACATCGCTTGAACGCTCAAGCTACTTTTTCATGGACGAACTTAAGCCTCAAAAGGGGGACTCAAACTACTACCGACTGAAACAGGTCGATTTTTCAGGTGAGTTTTCGTTCAGCAATCAGGTGGCCGTTGGTTTTACACCCTATACTCTCGAACTCGACCAGAACTATCCGAATCCATTCAGTGTTGGGGGTGAAGACCATGACAGCAAGACACAGATACGATTCCGCCTTCCAGAAGATGGCAACACCTCACTCAAAGTTTTCGACGCCCGTGGAAGAGAAGTTGACGAACTTTTCACAGGTTACCTCCCTGCCGGTGAGCATGTTTACACTTTCCCCGCAAACGGCACCTCACACGCGAGCGGTGTCTATTTCTATGAACTACGATTCAACGGAAATGTAAAACGGGGGAAGATGATGCTTTTGCGATGA
- a CDS encoding ATP-binding protein — MNKSLPLLTSHFPSLIERNAWYVDKTMFIPLLEKQNSPAIFFLRPRRFGKSLFLSLLDHYYGLQYKEDFERLFGNLFVGKPENVTPLRNGFLILKFDFSGIDTGDNALVRESFNAKVKIGFNDFNSHYNFLTKEEMEEINRSESPAVRIGNFLSEVQNRLKGNKIYLLIDEYDHFANELFSFNREYFKDIVSGNGWVRKFYEVIKQFMGTGLINRFFATGVTPVTLDSMTSGFNIAKNISLAEEFNELSGFTEREIREMVFSTIYREGAFNSESLIADMRDWYNGSRFSLRAPEKLYNPQLVITFLSAFAKEFRYPDEMTDQNVTSDFKKIAAILSPLSKKVRDEIVEEVLVSGKISESLTLQYNFEKEFSKADAVSLLFYNGLLTIEDHFAGLITFRIPNYVVKQLYWEFFRDVRTSSSELPFDSGEIGTALKEMSVNGNIQRLVEFAQKVISSASFRDLQNFSEKHIKMIFLSLLAGNNAYFVSSELETSTGYVDLYLKRTRNNPGNWDHLIELKYVKSSQQKDIMSISKNGKIQVLEYRNSLPGVDLSNLKTWLLIFIGKTELEIVEVG; from the coding sequence ATGAACAAGAGTCTCCCGTTGCTTACATCTCATTTTCCTTCGCTTATTGAGCGGAATGCCTGGTATGTTGACAAGACAATGTTCATTCCTCTTCTCGAAAAACAAAATTCTCCCGCGATATTTTTTCTCAGACCACGACGGTTTGGGAAATCTCTCTTCCTGTCCTTACTGGATCACTATTATGGTTTACAATACAAAGAAGATTTTGAAAGACTTTTCGGCAACCTGTTTGTAGGTAAACCGGAGAATGTAACTCCTCTTAGAAACGGATTCCTCATCCTGAAATTTGATTTTTCAGGAATTGATACGGGAGACAATGCACTTGTCAGAGAGTCATTTAATGCGAAAGTAAAGATCGGGTTCAACGATTTTAATTCTCATTATAACTTTCTCACAAAAGAGGAAATGGAGGAAATCAACCGGAGTGAATCTCCCGCAGTCAGAATCGGGAATTTCCTGTCCGAGGTGCAAAACAGATTAAAGGGCAACAAAATTTATCTACTGATTGATGAATATGACCATTTTGCCAACGAACTTTTCTCTTTTAACCGGGAATATTTCAAGGATATTGTTTCGGGAAACGGCTGGGTTCGAAAGTTTTATGAGGTAATCAAGCAGTTTATGGGTACGGGTCTTATTAACAGATTCTTTGCCACCGGTGTAACTCCGGTAACTTTGGACAGCATGACCAGTGGATTTAATATAGCCAAAAACATCTCATTAGCGGAAGAGTTTAATGAACTTTCCGGGTTTACCGAAAGAGAAATCAGGGAAATGGTTTTTTCGACAATTTACAGAGAAGGTGCTTTCAATTCTGAATCACTGATCGCTGATATGCGTGACTGGTATAACGGGAGCAGGTTCTCACTCAGAGCTCCGGAAAAATTGTATAATCCGCAGTTGGTTATTACTTTTCTCTCGGCATTTGCAAAGGAATTCAGATATCCCGATGAAATGACAGATCAAAATGTAACTTCCGACTTTAAGAAAATAGCCGCCATCCTTTCCCCCCTTTCTAAAAAGGTCAGAGATGAAATCGTGGAAGAAGTTCTCGTTTCCGGTAAGATTTCCGAGAGTCTGACACTCCAATACAATTTCGAAAAGGAGTTCTCAAAAGCTGATGCTGTATCGCTGTTATTTTATAACGGACTTTTAACCATTGAGGACCATTTTGCAGGATTGATTACTTTCAGGATTCCGAACTATGTCGTAAAGCAGTTGTACTGGGAATTTTTCAGAGATGTCAGAACTTCATCAAGCGAACTGCCATTTGACTCCGGTGAGATTGGAACTGCTTTAAAAGAAATGTCTGTAAACGGCAACATTCAACGCCTGGTTGAGTTCGCTCAAAAAGTAATCTCCTCCGCTTCATTTCGCGATTTGCAGAACTTTAGTGAAAAACATATAAAAATGATTTTTCTCTCTCTTCTTGCCGGTAACAACGCATATTTCGTTTCCAGTGAATTGGAGACTTCCACAGGTTATGTCGATCTTTATCTCAAAAGGACCCGCAACAATCCCGGAAACTGGGATCATCTGATTGAACTGAAATATGTAAAATCGTCTCAACAAAAAGATATCATGAGCATTTCGAAAAATGGCAAAATACAAGTTTTGGAATACCGTAATTCCCTCCCGGGTGTTGACCTCTCAAATCTTAAGACATGGTTGTTAATCTTTATTGGAAAAACTGAGTTGGAGATTGTTGAGGTGGGGTGA
- a CDS encoding 4-hydroxy-tetrahydrodipicolinate reductase: MKYGLFGASGKMGRELQSVFSESGHKCVFTLDLEGVRHDDDPEVLIDFSQPEVFDTVLHHMTKFKCPLVSGTTGLSQLQLDALKEFSKELPIVQSYNYSKGVQILLKATAILNENLKGWDVEISETHHRFKKDKPSGTAIMLKEVVGKDVPVSSLRLGNVPGDHTIYFAGLGEVISISHSATNRRTFAEGVLLAAEFVMSKTTGLYSFTDVVFHDK, from the coding sequence ATGAAATACGGACTGTTTGGCGCTTCCGGCAAAATGGGCAGGGAGCTGCAAAGCGTTTTTTCCGAATCGGGACACAAATGCGTTTTTACTCTCGATCTTGAAGGTGTACGACATGATGATGACCCCGAGGTGCTTATCGATTTCTCGCAACCCGAGGTTTTTGACACAGTGCTCCATCACATGACCAAATTTAAGTGTCCTCTCGTCTCGGGTACCACCGGGTTAAGTCAACTTCAACTCGATGCCTTGAAAGAGTTTTCCAAGGAGCTGCCGATCGTACAGAGCTACAACTATTCAAAAGGAGTCCAGATACTCCTGAAAGCAACTGCAATTCTGAACGAAAACCTTAAAGGCTGGGATGTGGAGATATCCGAAACCCACCACCGGTTCAAAAAAGACAAGCCATCGGGAACTGCAATAATGCTAAAAGAGGTTGTCGGGAAAGATGTGCCGGTTTCTTCTCTTCGTCTCGGAAATGTTCCGGGAGACCACACAATCTATTTTGCGGGTCTTGGCGAAGTGATTTCCATCTCCCATTCTGCGACTAACAGAAGAACTTTTGCCGAAGGAGTGCTCCTTGCGGCAGAGTTTGTGATGAGCAAAACCACCGGACTCTATTCATTTACAGATGTTGTATTTCATGACAAGTAA
- a CDS encoding amidohydrolase yields the protein MLKPVELRHKLHSLPELMYQEFETTKTLVENISEIPGIVIHRPLETGLVVEYTVNNGDYLLFRADIDALPIVEETGLPFASTNNLMHACGHDVHTSILYRFLLEVVKKKGDRNILFLFQPAEEGGGGALKMLESGVFDQFNISKAFALHVTDDYDRGTIASTPGVLFASANEIVLEFHGRQAHVAFPENGIHAFDGLMAYLSRAKKLIEPKKDTMLFGYGKIQSGTARNIIPAHAVAECTIRALNIDDSWWFIDQLKTLSKEVEKETGVKTEVIHGDPYLEVVVDKALYHKYTPVLSKDFIVIDCGSKMTGEDFGFISKKYPSFMFWLGTSTGERHGLHTPKFFPPDETIEDGFKAFWRILEGE from the coding sequence ATGCTAAAACCCGTCGAACTAAGGCACAAACTCCACAGCCTCCCCGAACTTATGTATCAGGAGTTTGAGACCACTAAAACCCTGGTTGAAAATATCTCGGAAATCCCCGGAATCGTGATCCATCGCCCCCTTGAAACAGGACTTGTGGTGGAATACACCGTGAACAATGGTGACTACCTCCTCTTCCGTGCCGATATTGATGCCCTGCCCATAGTTGAGGAGACGGGACTCCCTTTTGCATCGACGAACAATCTGATGCACGCCTGCGGACACGATGTGCACACCTCAATCCTCTACCGTTTTTTGCTTGAAGTGGTGAAAAAGAAGGGTGACCGCAATATCCTTTTCCTTTTTCAACCTGCCGAAGAGGGGGGTGGCGGAGCACTTAAAATGCTTGAATCGGGTGTTTTCGATCAATTCAACATTTCAAAAGCCTTTGCCCTGCATGTAACCGACGATTATGACAGAGGTACCATCGCTTCAACTCCGGGTGTACTCTTCGCCTCGGCAAATGAAATTGTTCTTGAGTTCCACGGCAGGCAGGCGCATGTCGCCTTCCCTGAAAACGGGATTCACGCTTTCGACGGGCTCATGGCTTATCTCTCCCGTGCAAAAAAACTGATTGAACCAAAAAAAGATACCATGCTCTTCGGATACGGAAAAATTCAGTCCGGTACCGCACGCAACATCATCCCGGCACATGCAGTAGCGGAATGTACCATAAGAGCTTTGAATATTGACGATTCCTGGTGGTTCATCGACCAACTCAAAACCCTCTCGAAAGAGGTTGAAAAAGAAACGGGAGTAAAAACCGAAGTCATCCATGGTGATCCCTATCTTGAAGTGGTTGTTGACAAAGCCTTATACCATAAATACACTCCGGTTCTCTCTAAAGATTTCATCGTCATCGACTGTGGCAGCAAAATGACAGGTGAAGACTTTGGCTTCATCTCGAAAAAATACCCCTCCTTCATGTTTTGGCTCGGTACCTCCACCGGCGAAAGACACGGACTCCATACCCCAAAATTCTTTCCCCCCGACGAAACAATAGAAGACGGCTTTAAAGCTTTTTGGAGGATTTTGGAGGGGGAGTGA
- the dapA gene encoding 4-hydroxy-tetrahydrodipicolinate synthase produces the protein MFKGTGTAIITPFLEDGGVDYNSLKNFIRFQIDNGVEMLIVLGTTGEAPVIEEDEREKIIATVVEANNGKAKVIVGTGTNSTSHVVKNNTVAEKLGADGLLIVNPYYNKGTQASVYEHYKYIAEKTELPIILYNVPSRTAMNMLPDTMLRIHSDCKNVVAIKEASGNISQIAKLLAAAPETLTVLSGNDDQTLPIMALGGKGVISVFSNVFPREMSDLTTAMLEGRNGDALKIHNKYLDMMNLLFIETSPSPVKAACSILGLCKNTLRMPLAPVSDRSCELIRLAINKLKA, from the coding sequence ATGTTCAAAGGAACAGGAACTGCCATAATAACACCGTTTCTTGAAGATGGTGGTGTGGACTACAATTCTTTAAAAAACTTTATCCGTTTCCAGATCGACAATGGTGTCGAAATGCTCATCGTCCTCGGAACCACCGGAGAAGCACCCGTAATCGAGGAAGATGAACGGGAAAAAATTATCGCTACTGTTGTGGAAGCGAACAACGGGAAGGCGAAAGTAATTGTCGGAACCGGCACAAACAGCACCTCCCATGTTGTAAAAAACAACACAGTAGCTGAAAAACTCGGAGCAGACGGACTCCTTATCGTGAATCCTTACTACAACAAAGGAACACAGGCAAGCGTTTATGAACATTACAAATATATCGCTGAAAAGACCGAACTCCCGATAATTTTGTATAATGTGCCGTCCCGTACTGCCATGAACATGCTTCCCGATACGATGCTCAGGATACACAGTGACTGCAAAAATGTTGTGGCGATAAAAGAAGCATCCGGCAACATTTCACAAATAGCAAAACTTCTCGCTGCGGCTCCCGAAACCCTCACCGTCCTCTCGGGAAATGACGACCAGACACTCCCGATTATGGCTCTTGGCGGCAAGGGTGTTATCTCCGTCTTTTCCAATGTTTTCCCGAGGGAAATGAGTGACCTGACCACTGCCATGCTCGAAGGAAGAAACGGGGATGCGTTAAAAATTCACAACAAATATCTCGATATGATGAACCTCCTGTTCATCGAAACCAGTCCCTCTCCCGTTAAAGCGGCCTGTTCTATTCTGGGACTCTGCAAAAACACACTTCGCATGCCTCTCGCTCCTGTTTCTGATAGAAGCTGTGAACTGATCAGATTGGCTATTAACAAACTGAAAGCTTAA